Sequence from the Saccopteryx bilineata isolate mSacBil1 chromosome 6, mSacBil1_pri_phased_curated, whole genome shotgun sequence genome:
aaattaaagaacaaaagagaaaggtagaggaagataaaaataaactagtTATGAATATCAAAAGCATTTGTACTTCTTTGCTTACTCTGTCAGATCTTAAATTTGTtacaacagagagagaggaggggcacgTGATAACAACTACAAAAGTGCCTTTCCCACAACTACAATCCAAGGTATCATCAGATGCACCAGAAATAGAACATGCAGAAATAATTGATGGAGAACATTCCaatgtaaaagaattaaaaaaatatatgctacagaaagaagaaaagcatgGAGAGAAATGTGTGGATATGAATAGTATAGTGGATCCcaattatatgtatttgaatGCAAAGAAATCACCTATTGTGCTCCCTTCAGCAGCacaagtattaaaaaagaaatcacctaTTTTGCTTATATACAATCTAAGTGACCTTCAGAGGAAAGCTAAAGAGCAAAAGGGAAAGGTTCAGATGGTTACCTGTGAGCCGGCTGGTGTAATGCTTTCTAGGACTTGGACTTCTGGCTCTTCCTCATTGTACATTAACATGAACGTCAGCATGAAGGAAAAGAGCATGCTGACTTTAACAAGATCCTCTGTTTCCCCAATAATCTTCCAGGAATCATCAGATTCTAAGGAAGTTGTATATGTAGAGCCAATTCTTCCTGATATTTTAGTCAGTCCACAAGAAGGAAAGCAGCATCTGCCACAGAACAAAGGAGAGGCTGGAGTGGAGATGACAAACCTCATGCTCCCCACACATCAAGAAAAGAAGATGCCGGGAAGTAACGAGTATGACTTTAACAGACCAAAGAAAATAGCTTTGCAGAATGCAGATAACTCAGGAATATTTACTGgaagtctttttatttctgtgatgagTCCATCTCAGACTGAAGAAACAGTGGAATCTGAGACAAACCAAGACAGAGTAATCTGTCTTTCTAAATTCCAGAAGAAACCACCAAATGCCAATGACATTGTCAATAGGAACAACTTAAGCACTGTAGAAAAAGGGGGCCAGAATTTTACAAATGTAGCCCCAGAAGATTCCCAGCCCTTCACGGTGGACCAAAAACAAATGCAAGAACTTCCTAGTGTCAAATCAGAAGAAAACTATggcactgaaataaataaaaaaaccttaactccacaaacagaagaaaaggTTGTCCTAGGGTATGATATCTCAAGTATCACAAAAGAACCTGACTTGCTTACcatcaaacaagaagaaaaggCATCACAACCCATTCCGACACCCACAGAGTGTCCATGCATGTCTGAAGATCcaaagaaaaatgtggaaaccCACTTGAAAAGTACCCTAAGTATGAATATTTCTCCTCCAGGAGTAGAAGAACCACAACATGAGACTCAGCCAATCAATACCGTAGTGTTTTTGTCTCTAGAAGGGATTGATACTATCAAAATTAACTTAAACTACAAACACCAAAATGATTCCCCTCCTATGGGCTGTATGAAGACACTGACTGTTAATGTTTCAAGTGGCAGCAAGGAGCTCATTACAACGTGGAAGAGCATTAGTGAGCTAGAAAATGGAACATCTTTAGTGACTCCTGCTAGTAAAATGCCACTTTTTCAAATTCTCCAAAACTACTCagtagaagaaaaagacaaacttcTCATGCACTTTTCTATGAAAACACTGGAGGTCCAAAAGAAAGCCTTTCCCAAAACTGTAAGAGAATCTTATGCAATGGCTGATACTCAGGATAGAAGGAAACCTTTATCTAAATGTATTCATTCTGGTGTCAAAGTGCCAAAAGAAGAGAAcagaattttgttattttttgaggAGAAATCTCTTCATCAAATAGAACTTAATTTACAATACAAATACCTTCGTTTTCTCCAGGGGCTTTCGGTTGAAAGTATGTTCCCTAAACCAAATATACTTCCTGAACATAATCTTAAGTTAAACTCAGCTGCAATGTGTAAAAAAGTTGGTAACAGTAGAGAAAGTGGTAGTCTTTCCATTGAGAAAGACCTGTTAGAACAATATATctctttaaaaaagcaaagtccTCATGAAAACTCATCACTGATCAGAAGATTTCTGGAGCCAACTCATGTGTATGCTTCCGATCCTGAACTACATAGAACAGCACAGAAAGACACTACAGTTCTTTCAGTGTTAAGATCTCATGTGactacaggaaaaaataaacatcacgTATGGTTTCAAGAAATAGATACTCATGAATCTTTTGACTTCAAGACTAAGGAAAATGCTCCTGGCTTAGTTGATTACCATTCAATTCAGACTTCTCAAGATCTTCCTGAATGTCAGACAGATATTCAGAGTTCAGCTAACTTGGAGGAATGCTCAGCTCTTGAAGCGCATGAGAGTGAAGAAAGTATGTTTTTAGAAGACAACCCTTATTTAAATCAGGAATCAGAAAACATTCTATTAAAATTACAGAAAGGTATTCCTTTGGAAAATGTTAACAAGatgaaacaaatcaaaactgATTTGAAGCCATTTTACAGTGATAAGTCAGGGTCCCATCACATTAGAGGTAGAAAACCTTCTTCAATTGTGACACCACCTTCCTATGAATCctgcaaaaccagaaaatataggTCATCCTCCAAAATCCAGTCTCCTGACTGGGTGTGTCACAATTCACTAAATGCCGTGGAGGTTCCATTTGTATCATCTTCTGTTCCATTCAGTGAAGAAAAGCTTCCATGCACTACAAAGAACAGAACAAGTTACTCTTTAGCTCCCTTAACAGAATCAAATATTAAATTACATCTTGCAAAAACTCAAGACATACCTCACAGACATctagaaagcaaagaaagaaagaaggcaaaacatgctttatttacaaagaactttGATTGGGACTGTGATCCCAGTTATATACAGtgtaaaaagaaatgcagaagaAAGAAGCAAATGTGTGATTATGAGTCAGAAAAAGCAGATTTCCCAAGCAAACGTAAGTTAGCATCAAAACTTCATCAAGAGGACATCAACTTCCATTCTGAGAGAAAACAAAACCAGCCATTTTTTTATGCCTGTGTACCAGCCGACTCAGTGGAGAGTATACCCA
This genomic interval carries:
- the LOC136308296 gene encoding LOW QUALITY PROTEIN: leucine-rich repeat transmembrane protein CCDC168-like (The sequence of the model RefSeq protein was modified relative to this genomic sequence to represent the inferred CDS: substituted 1 base at 1 genomic stop codon); amino-acid sequence: MKMNVQRNKEEVGVKMVNLMFPKHQEKKMQGRGDEPGVLLARSSISLPSLPLLKLDKEIQRISNAVGIVHTGPISGEIMKNVQNKKLHLPQKEERDEEKTVPMTVIHNADTSLKSKKSMASYMLHRTELHVNIERQGENKHERQGKPPGTVLRKVYVSKPPNNLKLDKGTQVSEEELGIKRPPLFSEMVSALSGTEKTEDTETIGEVRKRIQDLSQKEKGREQNKVKDLLKMKGFSILQLQLPESSGAGKLKHADSKRISSCITIIKASKHGPYKDSKERVKIEDRKGRILPQIRTLRVETSPLTHLFSRKRLPLNIKDQVKDVQKDKGKPDTVQRRTCASLPSASHLNRGTKMNEKEDTLGTTQSCFPPVKIQYSSNAGKKTFTKSVEGYTREEKDRLKIGIEDKMLPIYMDLKAKKLPLPHILNTKELLCKIKEQKRKVEEDKNKLVMNIKSICTSLLTLSDLKFVTTEREEGHVITTTKVPFPQLQSKVSSDAPEIEHAEIIDGEHSNVKELKKYMLQKEEKHGEKCVDMNSIVDPNYMYLNAKKSPIVLPSAAQVLKKKSPILLIYNLSDLQRKAKEQKGKVQMVTCEPAGVMLSRTWTSGSSSLYINMNVSMKEKSMLTLTRSSVSPIIFQESSDSKEVVYVEPILPDILVSPQEGKQHLPQNKGEAGVEMTNLMLPTHQEKKMPGSNEYDFNRPKKIALQNADNSGIFTGSLFISVMSPSQTEETVESETNQDRVICLSKFQKKPPNANDIVNRNNLSTVEKGGQNFTNVAPEDSQPFTVDQKQMQELPSVKSEENYGTEINKKTLTPQTEEKVVLGYDISSITKEPDLLTIKQEEKASQPIPTPTECPCMSEDPKKNVETHLKSTLSMNISPPGVEEPQHETQPINTVVFLSLEGIDTIKINLNYKHQNDSPPMGCMKTLTVNVSSGSKELITTWKSISELENGTSLVTPASKMPLFQILQNYSVEEKDKLLMHFSMKTLEVQKKAFPKTVRESYAMADTQDRRKPLSKCIHSGVKVPKEENRILLFFEEKSLHQIELNLQYKYLRFLQGLSVESMFPKPNILPEHNLKLNSAAMCKKVGNSRESGSLSIEKDLLEQYISLKKQSPHENSSLIRRFLEPTHVYASDPELHRTAQKDTTVLSVLRSHVTTGKNKHHVWFQEIDTHESFDFKTKENAPGLVDYHSIQTSQDLPECQTDIQSSANLEECSALEAHESEESMFLEDNPYLNQESENILLKLQKGIPLENVNKMKQIKTDLKPFYSDKSGSHHIRGRKPSSIVTPPSYESCKTRKYRSSSKIQSPDWVCHNSLNAVEVPFVSSSVPFSEEKLPCTTKNRTSYSLAPLTESNIKLHLAKTQDIPHRHLESKERKKAKHALFTKNFDWDCDPSYIQCKKKCRRKKQMCDYESEKADFPSKRKLASKLHQEDINFHSERKQNQPFFYACVPADSVESIPKTICWTIPQTSLRRENFRVPIVTKISSSFNMXSSSKKLLGSILTVLQLILPYLDSSEGEMILISLTVKSNTNIKNAINLNVSVENASLTTIKFIETYFL